The nucleotide sequence tCAGTGGGGTGGTCTGTACTGTGCCCTCCCCACATATGCTGTGAGCTGCCACTCTCTTCTGCAGGGAGgacttccctccttcctcctacTCCACAGGGGTGTGTAAGAGGGCTGAGGTGGTCATCTCTTGTAGGTGTGGCTGCTCTCGTGTGTGCAGAGACACTTCGCCAAGAAGGTTTCACTGGCAGGATCATCATGGCcaccaaagaaaaacatgtgCCATATGACAAGTCCAAACTGAGCAAGGTTTGTGCGTGAGAAGCAGAATGGGCAGCACGGGGAGCTGTGATTTACGAACGCAGAGTTTGCCCCTTATGCAAACTCTCCTCCCAGGAGGGcctgcaggagctctgctggctgcagggactGCTCTACTCCCtacttctgtttcatttccagGCAATGAACTTGAAAGCTGAGGACATCTACCTGAGGAAACCTGAACTCCTCAATGCTCAGGACATCGAGCTCTGGACAGAAAAAGAGGTACAAGACCAGCTGAGCTCAGCTCATCccatctccctgcccttgtccaaagtctctccccagctttcctggagccccttcaggcactggaaggtgctctaaggtctccctggagccttctcttctccaggctgaacaaccccagctccctcagcctctctcagGCAAGCACAATGGCTTAATGTGGCAGGACACCAGTGGACCAGAGGTACCTGTCTGATCTTTGCCTCCTTTCTCCTGCAGGCAGTGTCAGTGGATTTCCAGAAGCAGAAGGTCCACTTCATGGACGGGTCCTCACAGAAGTACCATCAGTTGCTCATTGCAGCAGGCAGCCAGTGAGTGCAGAAAGCATTCCTCACACAACATTTTAGAAAGGACAAGATGGGTCCACACTGAGGCTTGGAGGTCTTCTAGAGACATATGAGAGGGAAGTGGTAGGAGATGACATGACAGGACAGGATGGGATAAAGAGATGGCATGGCTTGGTGCTCCTCCCTCATTCTTCCTGTTTCATTTCTGATCATGAGGCATATCTGGATTCTCTCTCTTTCAGCTCCAACTTCCTCAAAGTCCCAGGTGCAGACCTGCAGAACGTGTGCTTCCTCGACACCCCAGAAGACTCTAGGAAGATCTTAGAGCTGGCAACTGGGAGGAATCTGGTGATCATAGGAGCTTCATTCATAGGTACCAGGCTGGAGTGGGTATCAAGTCATTAGTGACAGCCTGGAATCtcacttctgctgcctgtgcagatTAACTCGAGGCCCTTGGGGAGGGGTTGTTTGTTCACTGCCTGGTTGGTTCCTCCAGGGCCCTAGAGCTGGGGGGCTATGAGTTACACAACACACCCTCACCCTTTCCTATGGCAGCCATAAACTTGAAGAGCTATAAACACTTGCTGGATGTGGACAAAGGGAAATACGGCTTATGAAAAGGACACTGTCCTTCAGTGGAGCTGGACTCCCCAGAAGCACTGGGGCAGTGAGGGGACAAGGCATGGGCAGAGAAAGATTCTCTGCACaaccaggagctgctccttGCATTTACCAATGTCCAGGTCTCTAGTGCACAGGCATGAAGAACAAGGGGAGCTAAATACCTCAGCCCAGAAATGCCTGGAAGAGCAGTTAAGCTCTGGCACTGCATCAGATTTATTCTGCTCACCTGGAAGGGGAAAAGGtctccagagagggggcaggTGGGTGCTTGCAGCCAGTCCTTCCcttgcagggatggagactgctgccttcctctgcGACAAGGCTGGGACCATCTCCGTGGTGGACAAGGAGGAGTTTCCTTTCCAGAAGGCACTGGGCCCTCAGGTTGGAGGCGTGGCCATGAAGGTTAGGAAAACCTGGTGCTGCTTTCTAGGATGGACACCTGCTCTCCAAGCAGCCCTGTGACCCACAACATCCCGGGGCATCCAGCCCCCGTGCTGAGCCATAACCCCAGGTGCTGCCTGGCTCCCACCCAGCTCCCTGAAGGAGCTGTGCACACAcggctgctcccagcctccctCACACACATCAGGCTCCAGTTCAGCTTCATCCCAAGCCCTGCCTCTTCCTAGACCCCCCTCATGCACCAGTCCTGAcctgcacagcagagcaaggCCAGGTTTCCAGGCTCTGTGCACCAGCTGGGGACACAAATGAGAGCTctcagcagcctggagcagcagctctgcctgcccaggtTCTGCCTGAGTATGGCTTTTTCACAGCAGTGCAGGCTGGAATTTCCTAGTGAATGCTCAAAccagcttcctcttccttttacAGATGCTGCAAAATAAAAGGGTGAAATTCTACATGAAAACAGAGCTCCGTGAGCTGCAAGGAAAGGATGGAAAGGTCAGTCATGTCATTGTGATCCCTGAGCTGCTAgtattagggggaaaaaaaaaaacaccacaacaaactGAGGTATAACCCAGTGCCTACATCTAGGATTTCCTCTTCCACATCTAGCCCCTCACATTCTTTTTACTGAGCACAACTCTGGGCTCAGAGGGCACCAGTATGTGTTCATATCTCAGGGACAACAGCATgatgtttctcttctgttcctGGCAACACACATTAGTTGGACGAGGTGATCTGaacctgggaagaaaaaaagacagcaaagaatgaggcagcagggaggctggaggaaTTAGGACAGAGTTTTTAACCTTTTGTTAATGATTCTTGCTGCCTTCCTAGGTCACAGAGGCTGTTCTTGCCTGTGGAGAGAAACTACCTGCAGATGTGGTAGTGGTGGGAATAGGTAAGAGACCCCAGCTGGGAGAGAGGGGCAGCTTTGGGAATGGGGAGAACAGCCAGCAAGCCCAGAGCATCCCCAGGACAGCATTCCTTGCAGTCTCTTCCCCACTCTGTTATCATCCAGCCCTTCCTCTTGGCCCCAAACACCTGGAGAAAGTCAGCAGCCCGTGAGCAAACACTTGGTAGGAGGAAAGGAGCTGCTCAGGCTCTTGGGATGACTTTGGCTGAGCTCCACAGGTCACTGCTGGGCCATCAGAACCTGCCTTGTTCTGGACCCTGCGTTTGTTGCCCCTGGCTtagctcagccccagcccctgctgcgagctgctctgctccaggcaggcagagcaggcaccaGGGGCACGTTCTTGCTGCAGGGCCAAGGCCAAgttctctccctgccctggcagagatttgctgcatttctccttctcctctccctgcaggggTGTCCCCCAACTCAGCGTTCCTGAACGGCACCTCCATCGCCAGGGATGACCACGGGGCCATCCTGGTGGACCTGGTGAGCACCAGCTGGGGATCCCTGGTCCCACCCCAACCCCTCCCCTCTCAGTGCTGCACTAATCACTTCTTGTCCCATTAGCACATGAAAACCAACATCCCAAACGTCTTTGCTGCTGGGGATGTGGTCTCCTTTCCTGTAGCTCTGCTCAATGGGGACAGGTCCAGCATCCACCATCAACAGGTGGCTGAGGCCCATGGTGAGGCAGTACAGCCCCCTtgcttcccagctcccctcGGAGCTGGACATGGAGGGAAGGGGGCAGAAGGGACAGGGGGACAATGAGAAGCAAGGGGCACTTCTTAGAGGACCTGcaagaagcaaaaatatttcctctgctCGTTCATCACAGGTCACATTGCTGCCTTAAACATGctgaagaaagggaaggggTTGCACACTGTCCCCTTCTTCTGGACCACCATACTTGGGAAAACCATCCGCTATGCAGgtaggagagggaagagagatgGGAACAGCCAAACTGCTTCCCagcctgtctgctctgccaccagctcGGGCTGGGGCTTGTAAACACACACAGCAGGTGCAGAGTTTACCTGGAGCAGCTAAGTTTTGGTTCACAAACCCACTAGGGCAGCCAGTTCCTGAGCTCTGGGCCTGCAGGTTACCCACAGCTTTTGTTCTCTGTTGATCTCCAGGAGCTTAGAGGtcacaagggaagaaaaacttcCCTGTCCAAGCCAAGGAGAGGTTCAGGGTCATAATGCAGTCCTGCACCTCTGGGTCAGTTCTGCTGGTCCAAGGCCTCCgtgcctgctccccagccagatactgtcccctctgcccctgcctgtgACAGCACCAAGGTGGGAtgggtggcagctgctgtgccagggctccCTAAGCAGACTGATATTCTCTCTCTcacaggctgtgggaagggaTACACAGACACTGTTGTGAAgggcagcctggagcagcagaagttCCTGGTCTTTTACATCAAGTGAGTGAATCCATGGCTGGACTGTGCCCTGACAGGGG is from Apus apus isolate bApuApu2 chromosome 18, bApuApu2.pri.cur, whole genome shotgun sequence and encodes:
- the LOC127392217 gene encoding apoptosis-inducing factor 3-like codes for the protein MDGNDTVTAEVCVEADVGDGELREVTVAGHPVLLVRSKMEFRALGSRCPHYGAPLSKGVLRGERLRCPWHGACFNLKTGDIEEYPSLDGLPCFKVTVEDGKVFVTAKKKDLESSLRMKTTSRRCLLNQDIVLLLGGGVAALVCAETLRQEGFTGRIIMATKEKHVPYDKSKLSKAMNLKAEDIYLRKPELLNAQDIELWTEKEAVSVDFQKQKVHFMDGSSQKYHQLLIAAGSHSNFLKVPGADLQNVCFLDTPEDSRKILELATGRNLVIIGASFIGMETAAFLCDKAGTISVVDKEEFPFQKALGPQVGGVAMKMLQNKRVKFYMKTELRELQGKDGKVTEAVLACGEKLPADVVVVGIGVSPNSAFLNGTSIARDDHGAILVDLHMKTNIPNVFAAGDVVSFPVALLNGDRSSIHHQQVAEAHGHIAALNMLKKGKGLHTVPFFWTTILGKTIRYAGCGKGYTDTVVKGSLEQQKFLVFYIKDGIVTAAASLDCDPMVSLIAEVLHSGKQISKEEAEACDICSAPSLAEA